GGATTTATGTTTAGCATACATATGAAAGTTGTTAAGTTTGCATTGATTGCTTTGTGTTTTCATCTGCCTTAGTTGCTGATAGTATAAACATTGAAAAAGGCGATATTTTATATGCAGCTAAAGTTAAGAATCTATTTTTAGAGGAAAATAAGGCAATAGGAAGATTGCTTTCAACTGCTCAAATTGAAGTTTTAAATGTAGATTCTAAGAATATTGAACTAAAGGTAAAGGATATGTGCAAGAGGGTGCAGAAAATGCCATTTATTATGCACCAAACCGCAGAATCTTAAATGTTGCACTAGGTAGAACTTCAGGTGTGAAACCAAAGTTAGGCAAACAAGTAGAAAGCGATTCCGATAAGAAATGGTATGAAGCAGAGTTAATAATTAAAACCACAAAAAACAATCTAACAAATGATGTAAAGCCACTTTATAAAGCCGCCAATGATATGTAGCAAACTGCTCTATATGTCATAGCTTGTATAGCTCTACTAAATTTAAGGCAAATCAGTGGCCTAGTATAGTTAAATCAATTGGTATGAGAAGTGGTATGGATAATGAAAGTGTGTATTTGCTAACACAATTCTTGCAAAAAAAATGCAAGCGATATGCCAAAATAAAAATAAGGAGGAGATGATGAGTATAAAAATGCAGACAATAATATAACTAGAAGAGGTGTGCTTAAAGCTATGGCACTTTTTGTAGCTGGCATTAAAGGCTTTAATAGCAAATTAGTTTTAGATGGTGATGTTATAACTGGTGCTCATTGGGGAATCTTAAAGGCTACTATTAAAGATGGCAAATTACTCTCTACTACAAATGCTCTAAATTCCGATATTATAAATCCATTTCATTCTATAACGCCTTATTTGATTTATACAAAATCAAGAATAAAATACCCTGTTGTAAGAAAGAGTTATTTGGAAAATCCAAAAAATCCAAAGCCTGAACTTAGAGGTGCTGATGAGTGGGTTAGGGTAAGTTATAAGGAAGCTATAAAATTAATATCAAAAGAATTAAAAGCAACTTATAAAGAGAAAGGAAATACTGCTGTGTTTGCTGGAAGTTATGGTTGGAAAAGTAGCGGAAATGTGCATAATGCTAGAATCTTGTTGCATATATTTATGGGTATGGCAGGAGGATATGTAGGTAGCACTGGAGATTATTCTACTGGAGCTTCACAAGTTATTATGCCTCATGTAATGTGGGGGTTTGGAAGTTTATGATCAACAAACTTCATGGGATGTTGTGCTAGAAGATTCAAAGGTAATTGTAATTTGGGGTGCTGATCCGTTTGTTACTCTAAGAATCGCATGGACTATAAACGAATGTAAGGGCTTAGAATATTTAGAGAAGCTAAAAAATTCTGGTAAAAAATTATATGTATAGATCCTATAAGAAATGATACTTGTCAGTATCTAGGTGCAGAGTGGTTATCACCAGTGCTAAATACTGATGTTGCATTAATGCTTGGAATCATACACACTATGCTTAGCACAGGCAAATATGATAAAGATTTATAGAAAATTATACTACTGGATTTGATGAGTTTAGTGCTTATGTATTGGGCAAAAAAAAGATGGCGTAGTAAAGAATGCAAAATGGGCTAGTAGAATCTGCGGTATAAAAGAAGGAACTATTAAACAACTTGCAAAAACATTCTTTGAAAATAGAACCATGTTTATATTTGGCTGGGGTATGCAAAGAGCTCATCATGGTTAGCAGCCACATTGGATACTTGTAGCACTTTCTTGCATGGTTGGTCAAATAGGGCTTCCGGGTGGTGGATTTGGTTTGAGTTATCATTATAGTAATGGTGGATCTCCAACTGCAACGGCTGGAATTATTGGTGGTATGAGTATAGGCGCTGGAGGCGAAGCAGGTGCTGAATGGCTAATGCAAGGCTCTAAGATAAATTTCCCAGTAGCAAGAATTGCTGATGCGTTATTAAATCCGGGCAAAACAATTGATGATAATGGCAAGAAAATAACATACCCAGATATTGACTTTATTTGTTGGGTTGATGGGAATCCTATGGTGCATCACCAAGATACAAACACAATGGTAAAAGCATGGAGAAAACCAAGAACAATAGTTGTGCATGAACCTTATTGGACTCCTACTGCTAAATTTGCTGATATTGTTATGTCTATTACTACTCCTTATGAAAGAAATGATATTTCAATGAGTGGGGTTATTCTAATTTGCATATCGTTCCTATGAAAGCACTTGTAAAGCGAGAGTTTGAATTTGTAGATGATTATGATGTTTTTAGTGATTTGGCAAAGGAATTTGGAATTTACAAAAAATACACAGAGGGTAAAAATGAAATGCAAAGATAAACCAGCAGAGTTTGCACTCCTTACAAATCACCCACAAAATAGACTTCATTCTCAACTTGCTAATACTTCTTTAAGGGATATGACTGCTATATCTGGTAGAGAACCTGTGTGGATAAATACAAAAGATGTCAAGAAAAAGGGTATCAAAAATGGTGATATAGTAAGAATTTATAATAAAAGAGGGCAGGTCTTAGCAGGTGCATATGTAACTGATAATATTAAAGAGGGTGTATTAAAGCTATCTGAAGGTTCTTGGTATGATCCGATAAATCCTTTAGAAAAAAATTCACTTTGTAAGAATGGTTGTGCAAATGTCCTAACAATAGATATTCCAACTTCAAAGTTAGCAAATGGAAATATTTCTCATACTGGCTTGGTAAATATAGAAAAATATACTGGTAAGCTAGAAGAGGTAACTGCATTTAATCCTCCAAAAGGTGCTAACTAATACTAAAGAATCCCAACTTGTGTGGGATTCTTTTAAAAAAATAAAAATCTGTATTTTAGACAGATATATCAAGGTGGGTTATATCACCATGTGAATCTCGCACTATTTCGTCTTTTTCTTGTTCTTTTTTTTGCTTTTTTTTGTTTTTCTTTTCTTTTTTTTCTTGTTCTTGCTTACTACCTTTAGCATCTTCATCTGTTTTTTTTATGTCTTCTGCAGGGCGGACTTCCGCGATTTCGTTTTGTTTGTTTTCCATTTCTTGTATATTTACTAATGCTTGGAAATCTAGTTTTGCTTGGGCATTAGCATGTTGTGTCGAGCTAACTTGTGAGTTTTGGTTTATAAAAGTTGTATTTCCAACCGGGCTAACTGCCATTTTAATCCTTCAAAATTACTATTGTGCTTTCCTTGCCGTAATTTACATTTGCACCTTGCACTATTTTAACAAACTTTCGTTTTGTATAATCAACTTCATACCTACCACTATAACCTTTATAATAGGATACCAAAAGTTCGGCTGCTTTTTTAATTATTATTTCTGGAATCTTATTTTTGCCAGAGTGTATTATTAGATGTGAGCTTGGTATATTTTTAATATGCATCCACAAATCATCTGCTTTAGCGTTTTCTAAAAGCTCTATATTTTCTTTAGAATTTTTGCCTATTGATATTTTAAAGCCTTCTATAAAGAAACTTTCATTTGTTTTTGTTTCTTTTTTACTCTTATGTTTGTAGCTTAGGTTTGAATCTATTATGTCCAAGTTCCCTATGTTATGCGTATTTTCTATTAGCTCCAATAGGTTTTTATAAAACTCTTTTTTTGATAGCAAGTTTTCAGATTCTATGTGCAAATTCTGCGCTTTTTTGTTTTCTTTTTTTGAGGTTTTGAAAAATATTTGTGCTGCTAGACTTAAGTTGTTGCAATTATTTGGGAGTGTTATTTTTAGACCATCTAGCACAATATAGCTCCCTTTAAAGTTTGAAAAATTATGCAAATGCTCTAATATTTTATGTCCATATAGTGCGTGTTTTTTGGCGTTTTTTTCTAAGTCATCTTTGTTTTTTAGTGATGAGAGATTCTTATTTATTTGAGATATTTTTTGTGATATTTTGTTTTTTAGCTTTAGTTTTTTAGCACTTAGTAGATTTTGTTGTAATTTCTCAAAGTTATTTTTTAATGCATAAAATAATTCTCCTTCGTCTTTATCTTTAAATTCCTTTAGCGGTGAGAGTTCTGCTAGGGGCTTATTTATCTTTACTTCTCTAAATGATGTTTCGTTTGATATATGATGGAGTGCATCTTGGACTATGTTATCTTGCAGTATTATTAGGTTTGTATTTTTTCCTGTGAATTCCACTTGCATTAGTATTTCTTGGCTTTTGTAACTATTTTGTATCTGTAAGTATAGCTTTAAGATTCTGTTATTTGGTTCTGCAATAGCTTTTATTATTGTTGAGTTTGATAGTTTTAGCAGAGTTTTGTCAAATGGTGCATTATAGCTCTTTGATGATATTAGAGATTCTTGTGTTATAAAAATTAGGCTCTTGCCCCTACTTAGGTCAAAATAAAAAATCTCTCCATTAATATTTACATAAAATAAATTATCCCCTATTCTTTTTATTAGCCTTAATTTGGAGTTAGAATTTATGTAAGAGGCGAATTTTTTTAGAGTGTGTATATTCATTTGATTTTATTTTTGGCAAATTCTATTGCCTCTTTTGTTATATTTTTTCCGCTTATCATTCTTGCTATTTCTTGGATTCTGCCATCTTTGTCTAGTTCTTTTATTGTAGAGCTTTTATCTCCCTTTTCTACTAAGAAGTGCTTTGTTGCAAAGCTTGGCATATGTGGTTGGTGAGAGATTGCAAAGACTTGATATTTTTTTGATAGTTGATGTAATACTTCCGCTACTCCTTCAGATTCTTCTCCGCTTAAGTTTGCATCTAGTTCATCTAGTATTATTATTGCATTATCTTTATTTGTGCTTTGTGCTAGTAGCAGTGTTAGTCTTAGTCTATTAAACTCTCCAGAGCTTAGATTTTTTATATTTGTTTTTTCAAAATTTAACTCTAGCGTTGAATCTCCTAGTGCATTTATTTGGCTATTTTGTAGATTTACTTTTAAGCTTGGCATTTTTAGTAGTGTTAATGTGCTATTTAGAGTATCTTCGAATTCTTTTAAATGCTTGTCTCTTGATTTATGCAGAGTTTTTGCACTTTTTTGCAGTTCTTGTTCTGTGCTATTAAAGCTATCTTGTGTGTTTTTTAATATTAGTTCTATATTTTCGTATTTTTCCAGCTCTTGTTGCTTTAAGCTTAAATGCTCTAATGCTTCAGAGATTCCACCATATCTATGGTTTAATGCACTTAGAGATTCTATTCTTTCTAGTATTTTTTCGATATTTTCGCTATCTAGCTCTTCTAATCTTTGCTCTTCTCTTTGACATATTGTATCTAGCTCATTTAAAGATTCTATAATATGACTATTTTCTATTTCTAGGAGTTTAAATAGATTTGATACTACATGAGAGTTTTTTAGAAATTCTTGCACTTCATATATGTGTTTTAGAATCTTTTCTTTTTTTGATAACTCTTTTTTTAATTGCAATAGCTCTTCGTATTCGCCTTCTTTTGGGTTTAGGTCTTGTATTTTTTGTATTTCAAATTTTATAAATTCTTTTAGGTCATTTATTTTTAGAGATTCTTCTTTTAGTTTTTCTAGTTCTTTTTTTTGTGTTGTGTATTTTTCATAGATATTTTTATAGTCTTGTAGAATCCCATTGTGTGCTTTATCTTTGGTGCTACAATAGCAATCTAGTGCTAGAAATAAATTCTCTTGAGATAGTGCATCGTTTGATTTTGTGCTTAAATGTTGCAAGTAATGCGAGAATAATTCGCTGATCCTTTTTTTGGGTATGTTTTGAGAATTTATAAAATATCTTATTTTATCTTTTTTAGTGATGGTTAAAATCACTTCTCCATCATCGATTAATCCTTTAAAATCATCACTTATAAATGGTAGATTTATTGTTGCTTCTATTATTTCTGCATTTATATCTCTAAGTCCAAAAATTGCTAAGACACTCTCCATAAGCACGGATTTACCAGCACCACTAGCACCGCTTATTACATTGAAGTTTTGACTTGGGGTTAGCTCTATGTTTGTAAAGGTTGGCGAGTTTTTAATCATTATTTTTTGTATCATTCATAATCTCCCCAGTAGAACTTTTCTTTTAGAATCTTAAAATAATCCCATTCTTTGTTGTGTATGAGTTTTACACCTTCTTTTAGTGATTTTATGCTTAAAGTATCATTTACCTCTAAAGTTACACTCTCTTGTCCGTCAAATGTTATGTTGCAAGTCTCTTTAGTGCTTATTGATACATTGAATTCTGATGGCAGTATCAATGGGCGTTGAGTTAGTGAGTGTGGGCATATTGGTGTTAGTAATAAATTATCAGAAAATGGATATACAACAGCTCCACCAGCACTTATGTTATATGCAGTTGAGCCAGTTGGGGTTGAAATTATTAGCCCATCTCCATAATAGGAGTTAAAATATTTAGAATCTATATATGCTTGTAAAGTTAGCATGCCCTTGCCACATCTTGCAAGGACTATGTCGTTTAATGAATAGAATTTTTGTTCCTTTAGATTTCCTTCTAAAATCATGTGATTTGCAATGTTGTAGTTACCATTTTTTAAGTTTGGTAAAAAGGAGGACACTTCTTCTTTTTGGAGGTCTGTTAGGAATCCTAATCTGCCCATGTTTATACCTAAAATTGGTTTTTGATATGGATATGAGATTCTAGCAGTTGATATTAATGTGCCATCTCCACCTATTGAGATTAGGAAGTTAGATTTAGTGCATATTTGGTGTATGTCTAATCCATTTTCTCCTAGCATTTTTGCACTAGAATCTTCTAATAATACTTCAAAACCAAGAGATAGTGCCAAGCTCTTAAATTCCAAGAAGTATTCTTTAAGCTGTGGAGTTTGTGGGCGTAAAAATACACCTAAAGTTAGTTTTGTCATTCTACGAAATACGCCTTTATGCTGTATCCTCTTTTATTAGGCAGTTGCATACTTGGGCCTTCAAAGGCTACTGCATTTGGTATTTTTTTGTTTATTTCTCTTATTGCTTCTCTAGCTCTAAAAGAAGCTAAGCCTTCTTGCTTTAACTCTGGTGATAATCCTCTATATGGATTTGTATCTACCACTCCTTGAACTTCAAAGGCAACAACTCTAATATCATCTTTAAGTTCTTTATTTACATTTGTAGCAATAGATAGCATACAATTTGCAGGAATCTGCCATTTACCAATTTCCATAGCGAAACATTCTGTAATTATTTGTTTTTTTGGTTTTATTACATATCTTATATTGGTTAGTGTGTTTGTGTTTGCTTGAGCATTTTGTTGGTTTAGAGGATTTATAGAGTTCGATAGTTTTGCTAACTCCATTTCTTTTTTAGCTAATGCTTCTTTTAGTCTTGTAATTTCATCATCTTGTGCAATTTGAGTAACCTCTATATCTACAACTTCATTTAGATTCTCATTTGCATTTGGCTGACTAAATCCAAGTGCTATTTTTGCGTCATGTAGCAATTCTTTTCCTAATGGTTGTTTTAACAGGTAGAATCCAGCACCAAATATAATAAGCACTACAATTGTTAAAATAAGCAACATAGGAATAAAGCTTTTTTTAGGCTCTTTTTCAAATTCTACTTCTATTTCTGTATTAGACATGATTCCTCCTTATGCTATGCGTTTGAAATTTGACTTTATATTTTCATAAGCTTCATTTATGATTCTAAATTTCTCTGCATATCCGTCTATTATTTTTTTATCTTGACCATACACATTATCTGGGTGATATATTTTTACTAGCTCTATATATCTAGTTTTTATATTTTCAAAGTCATCATTATAGCTACAACCTAATATTTTATAGCTTTTTTTGAGTATTTTTTCTTCTTTTGTGAGAAATTCATCAAAGCACTCAAATGTGTTATGTGCTTTAAATGTAGCATAATCAAAGTCTAAAACTATGTTGTGTATTACCTTTTGAGATAGCATTCCTATTATCTTTTCCCAAAAATACGGACTTGAAGAATCTAAAAATATCTCCTCTTTTGTGTAGCTTATTAAATAATGACTAAAAAGAGAACATAAATACCTTCTAGCTAGGCGACTTTGACGGCTTAATTTTAGGCATACTTGCGAGTTTGTAGGTGTGCTTTGGATTATTTGTAATGATACAACTACATGCTCTAATAGCCCTCTTTGTTCTACCATCTTTATCCTAATTGGTAGATGACTACTATCAAGTATTACTTGGAAGTTTTCACTTTCTTTTTTGTTTTCTTCTTGCATTGCTACATGATAAGCCCAATTTAAAAAGTAGTCTTTTTTATATCTTTCGCCATCATCTAGTATCAGCACAGAACTTGATAGTCTATATGCTTTTGAAAAATGCTTATAGGCAAAATTTATTGCACGAGTTAGAAATTTTGATTCTTTTTCGATACTAATTTGAATGTATGGGTCTAAAAGCTCAACTTTCACTAGCATTCCTTTGCATAAACATTTCTTTGTTTAATTTTGCATATATTAAAGCAACTTTAGTTCCATATTTTGAAATTCCATAATTTCCTTAAGATTCCCCTTTATTGTATCTATTTGTTTGTT
The Helicobacter ibis DNA segment above includes these coding regions:
- a CDS encoding DNA repair protein RecN; protein product: MIQKIMIKNSPTFTNIELTPSQNFNVISGASGAGKSVLMESVLAIFGLRDINAEIIEATINLPFISDDFKGLIDDGEVILTITKKDKIRYFINSQNIPKKRISELFSHYLQHLSTKSNDALSQENLFLALDCYCSTKDKAHNGILQDYKNIYEKYTTQKKELEKLKEESLKINDLKEFIKFEIQKIQDLNPKEGEYEELLQLKKELSKKEKILKHIYEVQEFLKNSHVVSNLFKLLEIENSHIIESLNELDTICQREEQRLEELDSENIEKILERIESLSALNHRYGGISEALEHLSLKQQELEKYENIELILKNTQDSFNSTEQELQKSAKTLHKSRDKHLKEFEDTLNSTLTLLKMPSLKVNLQNSQINALGDSTLELNFEKTNIKNLSSGEFNRLRLTLLLAQSTNKDNAIIILDELDANLSGEESEGVAEVLHQLSKKYQVFAISHQPHMPSFATKHFLVEKGDKSSTIKELDKDGRIQEIARMISGKNITKEAIEFAKNKIK
- a CDS encoding NAD(+)/NADH kinase, with protein sequence MTKLTLGVFLRPQTPQLKEYFLEFKSLALSLGFEVLLEDSSAKMLGENGLDIHQICTKSNFLISIGGDGTLISTARISYPYQKPILGINMGRLGFLTDLQKEEVSSFLPNLKNGNYNIANHMILEGNLKEQKFYSLNDIVLARCGKGMLTLQAYIDSKYFNSYYGDGLIISTPTGSTAYNISAGGAVVYPFSDNLLLTPICPHSLTQRPLILPSEFNVSISTKETCNITFDGQESVTLEVNDTLSIKSLKEGVKLIHNKEWDYFKILKEKFYWGDYE
- a CDS encoding J domain-containing protein, coding for MKVELLDPYIQISIEKESKFLTRAINFAYKHFSKAYRLSSSVLILDDGERYKKDYFLNWAYHVAMQEENKKESENFQVILDSSHLPIRIKMVEQRGLLEHVVVSLQIIQSTPTNSQVCLKLSRQSRLARRYLCSLFSHYLISYTKEEIFLDSSSPYFWEKIIGMLSQKVIHNIVLDFDYATFKAHNTFECFDEFLTKEEKILKKSYKILGCSYNDDFENIKTRYIELVKIYHPDNVYGQDKKIIDGYAEKFRIINEAYENIKSNFKRIA